The Labeo rohita strain BAU-BD-2019 chromosome 19, IGBB_LRoh.1.0, whole genome shotgun sequence genome window below encodes:
- the bloc1s4 gene encoding biogenesis of lysosome-related organelles complex 1 subunit 4, translating to MEHRFDRAAAVLSPLEESSAEVSRDSGIVSQSASSLSMVSEALSSGTVSQSPSFGAAVAQSPSSAAGETQDQSEPEQTQDDELLRHTAITYSSYIRANAEEEVLCLEKSLEEMLTRVDEFVGMLDMIRNDTSQVVNENLPQIQRKSEEMREIYRKIDKLEAFVKMVGANVSAMEEQVTQVEGEVGTLPGAFKKIFRTMAVPGFLNKPASPRRQSQRHQELPSVFRTEDYFKPQSEQ from the exons ATGGAGCATCGCTTTGACAGGGCGGCAGCGGTGCTGTCACCGCTGGAGGAGTCCAGCGCGGAGGTGAGCAGAGACAGCGGCATCGTGTCCCAGAGCGCCAGCAGCTTGTCTATGGTGAGTGAGGCCCTGAGCAGCGGAACTGTGTCTCAGAGCCCGAGCTTTGGCGCTGCGGTGGCCCAGAGCCCGAGCTCAGCAGCGGGAGAAACCCAGGACCAGAGCGAACCGGAGCAGACCCAAGACGACGAGCTACTGAGACACACGGCAATCACTTACTCTTCTTATATCAGAGCCAACGCGGAAGAAGAG GTCCTATGCTTGGAGAAAAGCCTGGAGGAAATGCTTACAAGAGTCGATGAGTTTGTTGGCATGCTTGATATG attcGAAACGACACCTCACAGGTGGTCAATGAGAACCTACCCCAGATACAAAGAAAATCTGAAGAGATGAGAGAGATTTATCGAAAAATTGACAAATTGGAG GCTTTTGTCAAAATGGTTGGAGCCAATGTCAGTGCAATGGAGGAACAAGTAACTCAAGTTGAAGGTGAAGTTGGAACACTACCAGGCGCCTTCAAAAAGATCTTCCGCACAATGGCCGTACCAGGTTTTTTAAAT aaaCCTGCTAGTCCAAGAAGGCAATCACAAAGACATCAAGAGCTTCCCAGTGTATTTAGGACAGAAGATTACTTTAAACCTCAGTCTGAGCAGTGA